AGTTTGCCCAGTTGGAGAATATGTTGGTAATGATCTTTTTCTTGTTCATGGTCCGGCTACGAATGTGGTGGGGGAAGGTTCAAACACAAAGACTCTTTTCGTTTTCCACGGTATGTAAGAGCATTTTCAAGGAAAGCCGATCCATCGCGGAATGTTTTCCATAGGCGATCAGCTCACGCATGGATATTACTGCAAGTGTTATTTCCAACAAAATTCTGAATGAACCACGGTCTATTTTGGTCATCGCGACATAACGGTCAAAAAGGTCAGCCAATGTTTCCGCATACACTCCACGCGAAAAAAAGGTTTGAACAAATGCGGTCGGTATATCCATGCTGCTATCTTTGTGGAGATGCAGGCAGTATCCAAGGTTGACCAGAAACCAAATGATGTCCATGGGGCTTGTCGATTGCGCTGCAGCGAACTCCCAGTCTATGATACCATTAATGCGGTTTTCCCTTTCGTCAACCAGAATGTTGGCTGGCCAGTAATCACCATGCAGGAAAAAACGTATGGGGTTTCTTCGGGATTGTTGCAAATAGTCTTGCAGTTCATTTATTTTCTTTTTACTGATTCCGGAATGAATGAATTCCCTTTCGAACCGGAACAGGATATCAGCGGATGAAGGGTTGCCCATTGTATTCTTTGAATCGAGATGTGTTTTGGATGTATTGATTGCGGCAAGTAACTCTACGGATTGATTGAGTAAGCGTTCATTTTTCGGGGACATGCCTCTTTTCTTGATTAAACGGAATAAGTTCGTTCCGGGGAAGGCGCCCTGGAGGAAAAATACTTGTTGTCCGACCTCCCCGATGTAATAGGGAGTCGGAATATAGGTAGAGAGTGATTTGATGCTTGAACGGGATTTAAGTGCGGCGAATTCATTCTCCAATTTGAAACCATACTTGGAAGAGCGACATATCTTCATGACATATTCCGGATATCGGTTCCGGCCGGTAAAGATCAATATTACATCGTTTCCGTAGTCAGCAGTACAGGATGTGATGGGGGCGATATCCAGTGTGGTGGGCAACGTGGTCCCGGTATAGTTTTCCCAGTTTTTTTTGAGATGGTTTTTTAGCAAGGTGGCTTGTTTCTGTGTATTATGGTTGAGCCGTGATTACGAAATATTCATAAAGTTTACCGGATAATCGTGTGTGAATCATAACGTTCTTTATGATTTGTTTGAATTTTCCTGCAAAGGAAAAGTCTGTTTTCAGTCCAAGAATGTACTGCTCAATGGTTTCGTGATAATCTGTAGTTAACGGGGCGAGAGAGTAAAAATAATCGGGGTCCGCTCCATATAACTCGATATCGGAAAATGAAAGTATTTCGAGTGTTTTTATTAGATAGGTTGCATCTTTTCTTGTCTGGGTAACAAGAAAAAGTGCTCCAAATGTTTCCGGTTGTATGTTTTTTATGATATCTGGGACCGCTTCCTGGAAAGAAGCCTTATGATCAATATTGAAGCCCAGGATCTTGCTTGAGGAAGGAGCCTTCTCTTCGGCGGGGTCAACTTCGGGGTTGATTATAGAATAGTGATGAACACTATTTTCTTTGAAGCTGTAGATTTCTGCCCGGTGCCATGAAACGCCAAAGAAAAGTACTTTGATATGATTGAGAATATCGCGCATGTAGGTTAATTTCGTTTCCCTTTCAGGCCGGAAACATTCATCTTGTGCGTGCATGTTCCATACGCTTAGTAGTTGATAGTGCTTCTTGCGGTGTATCTTGAATCTCTTTTCTTATGATAGCGGAAACGATAATTTGTATCGGCAGAAAAACGGCCGTAATTGCGTTTATGAAGAAAATACAGACACAAAAACCAGCAATCCCTGCTTCTATTGCTCCTAAAAATGAAAACAGTTCTTTATTTTTTTCTGTAACCGGGATGATTTTTCTGAGTGTCCTGTTTTTGAGAAACGTACCGAAAACAAGCAGAAAGTAGGGAACAGCCGCAAATAGTCCGGCATCGGAAAGAATTTCAATATAGGTATTATGAGTAACCTTGGGATTATAATTCCTGAAGACCCATGCCTTGAAATCAGGTTCCAGATAGTCGAAGTTGTTTTCATATTCCATTTTTGCCAATGGGTAGGAAAGAAACCCGGTACCGAATAAAGGGTGGTCCCGGAATACCATCAGACCAGCCTTCCAGAGGATTATACGGGACTTTGCGGACCATCCCAGGGTTTCTTCGTTTTCCATTGATGAGACCCTTCGCACGTAACTCTGGCTTATGAATGGTAAAACGATGACCGTGATCAGAAGGGCGGCTATCAGGGCTTTGGTTCTGTTATTTATTCTAAGAATCATCACGGCGACAACCGTGGCAAATCCCAGAAGTCCTCCCCGCGACTGAGTAAATATGACCAACAAGATCATAATAGTTGAAGCCGTGAAACCAATAAACTTTGTCTTGTTATTGTCCCCGTCGAAGAGCTTTTGAAAGGCCAGTGGAGAAGTTAGGACAAAAAGTGCCGCTACACCATTCGTATCTGAAGAAGCATGTCCACCCAGACCTTCCAGACGAGCATTTCCTAAAAAGTGTTGCTGTATCCCCCAGATTCCGAGCAGCACAAAACTGAAGAGTATGAAGTTCTCAAGTGTTCTGATTTCCTGAAAGTTATTAACAAGAACAACAAGCAATACAGCATAAAGATAGGTTTTGACGATTTCGTTTGCATAATAATAGGATCTTGAAATTTCATAGTGAGACAGAAAGATAGAGAGAATCAATGCGCCATAAAGCCATAGGATTAGCAAGGGCTGTGGTTCCAGAAATGACTTGAAGGTAAACCGACCGGAATTCAGGATAGTGGCGATCCATGTGCAAGCAAAGAGAACCACAAAAGTTTTTGCACCAGTGTTCCCACCCCAAAAAAACATCTCCGGGCGGATGATGTTGAAAAAGGTATACAGGATCAGTCCCCATAGGGGTCTTCTCCAGATGAAGGGAAGAGAAAGAAAGATGAATGCCCAATAAACGGATGCTCTCAAAATACGCTCGTATATAAGTTGTTGAAAACTTCAGCTCTCAGGTTTTTTGCCAAGGTTCCTGAAGCTGCTGTTTCCCTATTATTGCCTGACAATAAACGGTCCCATCGCGAGATAAGGAAGGTCCCCCTGATTAAAAGCCTTGATGGCATCTTGGGGAGTGCAGACAATGGGTTCTTCATGCATATTGAAACTTGTGTTGATAATCGAAGGAATCCCGGTTATGGACGCATAT
This is a stretch of genomic DNA from Deltaproteobacteria bacterium. It encodes these proteins:
- a CDS encoding aminoglycoside phosphotransferase family protein; the encoded protein is MLKNHLKKNWENYTGTTLPTTLDIAPITSCTADYGNDVILIFTGRNRYPEYVMKICRSSKYGFKLENEFAALKSRSSIKSLSTYIPTPYYIGEVGQQVFFLQGAFPGTNLFRLIKKRGMSPKNERLLNQSVELLAAINTSKTHLDSKNTMGNPSSADILFRFEREFIHSGISKKKINELQDYLQQSRRNPIRFFLHGDYWPANILVDERENRINGIIDWEFAAAQSTSPMDIIWFLVNLGYCLHLHKDSSMDIPTAFVQTFFSRGVYAETLADLFDRYVAMTKIDRGSFRILLEITLAVISMRELIAYGKHSAMDRLSLKMLLHTVENEKSLCV